Proteins encoded by one window of Clostridium cagae:
- a CDS encoding PFL family protein, translated as MNTNKILETIKMIEEEKLDIRTITMGISLLDCIDPDGEKARIKIYDKITKSAEHLVEVGRQIESEFGIPIVNKRVSVTPISIIAGATNEESYVKFAQTLDKAADTLGIDFLGGFSALVQKGCTKGDKILINSIPEALAITQKVCASVNVGCTKSGINMNAVRDMGEIIKKTAELTKDKKGFGCAKLVVFANAVEDNPFMAGAFHGVGEAEKIINVGVSGPGVVKRALEKVRGQSFDVVAETIKKTAFKVTRMGELVANEASRRLGVPFGIVDLSLAPTPAVGDSVAEILEEIGLETVGTHGTIAALAMLNDAVKKGGVMACSHVGGLSGAFIPVSEDAGMIEAVIKGSLNLEKLEGMTCVCSVGLDMIAIPGNTPASTISAMIADEAAIGVINNKTTAVRIIPAPGCCVGDMVEFGGLLGRAPVMKVNENSSELFAQRGGRIPAPIHSFKN; from the coding sequence ATGAATACAAATAAAATACTTGAGACAATAAAGATGATTGAAGAGGAAAAGCTAGATATAAGAACGATAACAATGGGGATTTCATTATTAGATTGTATAGATCCAGATGGAGAAAAAGCCAGAATAAAGATATATGATAAGATTACAAAATCAGCAGAACATTTAGTAGAAGTTGGAAGACAAATAGAATCAGAATTTGGAATTCCAATAGTAAATAAAAGAGTTTCAGTAACACCTATATCTATAATTGCAGGGGCCACCAATGAAGAAAGTTATGTAAAATTTGCTCAAACTCTAGATAAAGCAGCAGATACGTTAGGAATAGATTTCTTAGGAGGATTTTCAGCTTTAGTACAAAAAGGATGTACTAAGGGAGATAAAATTTTAATAAATTCTATTCCAGAAGCACTAGCAATTACACAAAAAGTTTGTGCTTCTGTAAATGTTGGATGTACAAAATCAGGAATAAATATGAATGCTGTTAGAGATATGGGAGAAATTATAAAGAAAACAGCAGAACTTACAAAAGATAAAAAAGGATTTGGATGTGCAAAGTTAGTTGTATTTGCTAATGCAGTAGAAGACAATCCGTTTATGGCTGGAGCATTTCATGGAGTGGGAGAAGCAGAAAAAATAATAAATGTTGGAGTAAGTGGACCAGGAGTTGTTAAAAGAGCTTTAGAAAAAGTCAGAGGACAATCTTTTGATGTTGTTGCAGAAACAATAAAGAAAACTGCTTTTAAGGTTACAAGAATGGGTGAATTAGTTGCCAATGAAGCTTCAAGAAGATTAGGAGTTCCTTTTGGAATAGTTGATTTATCTTTAGCACCAACTCCAGCAGTAGGTGATTCAGTAGCAGAAATATTGGAAGAAATAGGACTTGAAACAGTAGGAACACATGGAACGATAGCTGCTCTTGCAATGCTTAATGATGCCGTTAAAAAAGGTGGAGTTATGGCATGCAGCCATGTAGGCGGATTAAGTGGTGCATTTATCCCTGTATCTGAAGATGCAGGAATGATTGAAGCTGTAATTAAGGGATCATTAAACTTGGAAAAATTAGAAGGAATGACTTGTGTATGTTCAGTAGGACTTGATATGATTGCAATTCCAGGTAATACACCAGCATCTACAATATCTGCAATGATTGCTGATGAGGCTGCAATTGGTGTTATAAATAATAAAACAACAGCAGTTAGAATAATACCAGCACCGGGATGTTGTGTTGGAGATATGGTTGAATTTGGTGGTCTTTTAGGTAGAGCACCTGTAATGAAAGTGAATGAAAATTCATCAGAATTATTTGCCCAAAGAGGTGGAAGAATTCCAGCTCCGATACATTCATTTAAGAATTAA
- a CDS encoding glycosyltransferase: protein MNVFDYMALYSLGIIWIIIFVNIILVVFGYIYYSKVHNKIMKEKLKYYPFVSVMVPAHNEAIVIRKTVESLLELDYPHDRYEIIIINDNSNDNSAEILQAVKEKVLDRNLIIINTDNITGGKGKSNALNIGLEKSKGEILAVYDADNTPDSKALKYLVQTLLEDDKLGAVIGKFRCRNKDKNLLTNFINIETLTYQWMAQAGRWEMFKLCTIPGTNFVVRRSIMEEMNGWDTKAITEDTEVSFRIYMMGYKIKFMPLAVTYEQEPQTLNVWFKQRIRWAKGNTYVVIKNFKYLFKPGFGVTKFDILYYTMIYFFFLSASVISDMLFLLGFGDIIQINITGYGLILWVMAYSVFNLSIMIAISTEKGELNIKNIMVISIMYFTYCKLWAIVAAIGFYNYIKDSLLKRETKWYKTERF, encoded by the coding sequence ATGAATGTATTTGACTACATGGCATTATATTCCCTGGGGATAATTTGGATAATAATATTTGTTAATATTATTTTAGTTGTATTTGGATATATATACTATTCTAAAGTACATAATAAAATAATGAAAGAAAAATTAAAGTACTATCCATTTGTATCAGTCATGGTTCCAGCACATAATGAAGCTATTGTTATAAGAAAAACAGTAGAGTCATTACTAGAATTAGATTATCCTCATGACAGATATGAAATTATAATAATAAATGATAATTCAAATGATAATTCAGCAGAAATACTGCAAGCAGTTAAAGAAAAAGTTTTAGATAGAAATCTAATAATAATAAACACTGATAATATAACTGGCGGAAAGGGAAAATCCAATGCACTTAATATAGGGCTTGAAAAAAGTAAGGGAGAAATTTTAGCTGTTTATGATGCTGACAATACTCCAGATTCTAAAGCATTAAAATATTTAGTTCAAACATTGTTAGAGGATGATAAGTTAGGTGCAGTTATTGGAAAATTTAGATGCAGAAATAAAGATAAAAACTTATTAACTAATTTTATAAATATAGAAACATTAACGTATCAATGGATGGCTCAAGCAGGACGATGGGAAATGTTTAAGCTTTGTACTATTCCAGGTACTAACTTTGTAGTAAGAAGAAGTATCATGGAAGAAATGAATGGATGGGATACAAAAGCTATAACAGAAGATACTGAAGTGAGTTTTAGAATTTATATGATGGGATATAAAATAAAATTTATGCCTCTCGCTGTAACATATGAACAAGAGCCTCAAACATTAAATGTATGGTTTAAGCAAAGAATAAGATGGGCAAAGGGGAATACTTATGTTGTTATAAAAAATTTCAAATACTTATTTAAACCAGGGTTTGGAGTAACTAAATTTGATATATTGTATTACACTATGATTTATTTTTTCTTTTTATCAGCTAGTGTTATTTCAGATATGTTATTTTTATTAGGATTTGGAGATATAATTCAAATAAATATTACTGGATATGGATTAATATTATGGGTTATGGCGTATTCAGTATTTAATCTTTCTATAATGATAGCAATTTCAACAGAAAAGGGAGAATTAAATATAAAAAATATTATGGTTATATCTATAATGTATTTTACTTATTGTAAATTATGGGCTATTGTAGCGGCAATAGGATTTTATAATTACATAAAAGATTCATTGTTAAAAAGAGAAACTAAATGGTATAAAACTGAAAGGTTTTAA
- the wsfD gene encoding glycan biosynthesis hexose transferase WsfD, with protein MNNIGNVNTSNHKYNNILKLDKINYPLLASFLVLIIGSLTLFIHPIIGMADNGDFYRVINKSGAYHLNKNSNDIFLGYFIKDYGIYKYNNDYANILISTQSIFVKSAIFLDSFFTKDYVLDIRFMSIMFLIIEAIGVYFFIKALINKVDNSKYKLIITLLTILIFCDTGYLAYYNSFYGESVNICCFLMSIGLLIYMIEFDKFTWYNLIAFGISSFLFFGSKQQLAPVGILISFIFIIIGVYTTNKPLTKILTYILAIIFIISSMVFYKSITGDFKYINIYHSMNRGILLNEDDPDSILEDFNISTQYSLLQETDFFEEIKLLDPYEEKLIDDYYKKFSLGKILEYYITHPKAFIKVLKISFNNGYSIRPKVIGNYEQSEHKEFGAKSYFFATWSTFKEKVIPKNMLFTVATIVIYLYLSTSRFLKAIKNNNKKIQLKEITYFYVFLVGISQIIISVIGAGDADLSKHVFMYNMAFDLIFIYIISLIFENKTIKS; from the coding sequence GTGAATAATATAGGGAATGTTAACACATCTAATCATAAATATAATAACATTTTAAAGCTAGATAAGATTAACTATCCTCTTTTGGCATCTTTTCTTGTATTAATTATAGGAAGTTTGACATTATTTATACATCCTATTATAGGAATGGCTGACAATGGGGATTTTTATAGAGTGATAAATAAGAGCGGTGCATATCATTTGAACAAAAATTCTAATGATATATTCTTAGGATATTTTATAAAAGACTATGGAATTTATAAATATAACAATGATTATGCTAACATTCTAATATCAACTCAATCTATATTTGTAAAGTCAGCTATTTTTTTAGATAGTTTTTTTACGAAAGACTATGTTTTAGATATAAGATTTATGTCTATTATGTTTTTGATAATTGAAGCTATAGGAGTTTATTTTTTTATAAAAGCACTAATAAATAAAGTAGATAATTCTAAATATAAACTAATAATAACTTTATTAACTATTTTAATATTTTGTGATACAGGGTATTTAGCGTATTACAATTCTTTTTATGGAGAAAGTGTTAATATATGCTGTTTTCTAATGAGTATAGGTTTACTAATTTATATGATAGAATTTGATAAGTTTACGTGGTATAACTTAATAGCTTTTGGAATAAGTTCGTTTCTGTTTTTCGGATCTAAACAACAATTAGCACCAGTTGGTATATTAATATCATTTATTTTTATAATAATAGGAGTTTACACAACAAATAAACCATTAACTAAAATATTAACTTATATTTTAGCTATAATTTTTATAATAAGCTCAATGGTATTTTATAAGTCAATCACAGGAGATTTTAAATACATAAATATATATCATTCTATGAACAGAGGTATTTTATTGAATGAAGATGATCCAGACAGCATATTAGAAGATTTTAATATAAGTACACAATATTCTTTGTTGCAAGAAACAGATTTTTTTGAAGAAATTAAGTTGTTAGATCCATATGAAGAAAAATTAATAGACGACTATTATAAAAAATTCTCATTAGGAAAAATTTTAGAATATTATATAACACATCCTAAGGCATTTATTAAAGTATTAAAAATAAGTTTTAATAATGGATATTCAATCAGACCAAAAGTAATTGGAAATTATGAACAAAGTGAACACAAAGAATTTGGAGCTAAATCATACTTCTTTGCAACATGGAGTACATTTAAAGAAAAAGTTATACCAAAGAACATGTTGTTTACTGTAGCTACAATAGTTATTTATTTATATTTATCTACATCTAGATTTTTAAAGGCCATAAAGAACAATAATAAAAAAATTCAACTTAAAGAAATTACGTATTTTTATGTATTTCTAGTTGGAATATCACAAATTATCATTTCTGTAATAGGGGCTGGTGATGCAGATTTATCTAAACATGTATTTATGTACAACATGGCATTTGATTTGATATTTATATATATAATTAGTTTGATTTTTGAAAATAAAACAATAAAATCGTAG
- a CDS encoding cellulose biosynthesis cyclic di-GMP-binding regulatory protein BcsB produces MSKENVILYKLKLFLFFTFVIIILGNMLPIKANAEPIKNFTNVENTINTKTYKMGNDLSFKGVFSGHSWYFNINKWWNVNFVEAHIQFSINQLVDSKKDAYIVLSINNVNFYSKKIYYDEKTEIQDIKLTIPKDLLLNGSNELKVETYSRISDLPCIDDVNIANWITLKGDSNVKVNFNNVIADNKICNFPYPYLNEDDEDNVYTNIVIPNEYSDGELSAALLLNSYLGKMYENGDYHGEILKYDDFSKKKSQNVIYIGNYDILPKEISILNNVENEDCVIKVLNSPYSTDENRKMLLLLSNNNESLLKGVKTLMNNDIVFQLDKDTFIVDKNLKENMKSKEENGRITFKDIGSNEINLKGQFRRSATLNYSLPKNRVLSSGDKIKLFMRYSENLDFNKSLVTIYMNNTPIGSKKLEKDKANGDELELAIPNDVKLSSYMELTIAFDLEMENSYCEKRQEEMPWALVSGDSYIYTGLTDIDNYYFSTYGAPFIKDRSYNDTLVVLPDNLTSQDLTYIGRVFAYLGKDLYYNTGSLKAIRSSKINGEEKDSNIVVYGTPENNKLIKKLNDNLWFKYDEEYSKFLSNEKLFLTEPFSSEISTFQLDISPYNLQKAMLVITSPNEEILRNSLEYLSSSKKIYELSGDCAVIDQYGNIKTYKMKKEVSKPIYQKINSLDSRVKGLLGIATLFLIFIIISIIMYFLKNNSMERGNSILTSKLKKIGRKYSKGIREKENDKSKDK; encoded by the coding sequence ATGAGTAAGGAGAATGTAATTTTATATAAATTAAAACTTTTTTTATTTTTTACTTTTGTAATTATAATTTTAGGAAATATGTTGCCTATTAAAGCAAATGCAGAGCCAATTAAGAATTTTACAAATGTAGAAAATACAATTAATACAAAGACATATAAAATGGGAAATGATTTAAGTTTTAAAGGTGTATTTTCAGGTCACAGTTGGTATTTTAACATTAATAAGTGGTGGAATGTTAACTTTGTTGAAGCACATATACAATTTTCAATAAATCAATTAGTAGATAGTAAAAAAGATGCATATATAGTACTGTCTATTAATAATGTTAATTTTTATTCTAAAAAAATATATTATGATGAAAAGACAGAAATTCAAGATATTAAATTAACCATCCCCAAGGATTTACTTTTAAATGGAAGTAATGAATTGAAAGTCGAAACATATTCAAGAATTTCTGATTTACCGTGTATAGATGATGTTAATATTGCAAATTGGATTACTTTAAAAGGTGATTCAAATGTAAAAGTTAATTTTAATAATGTTATAGCTGACAATAAAATATGTAATTTTCCATATCCTTATTTAAATGAAGATGATGAAGATAATGTATATACAAATATAGTAATTCCAAATGAATATAGTGATGGAGAATTAAGTGCTGCATTATTATTAAATTCTTACTTGGGAAAGATGTATGAAAATGGAGACTATCATGGAGAAATATTAAAATATGATGACTTTTCTAAGAAAAAATCTCAAAATGTAATTTATATTGGAAACTATGATATTCTTCCTAAAGAAATAAGTATATTAAATAATGTGGAAAATGAAGACTGTGTTATAAAAGTGTTGAATTCACCATATAGTACTGATGAAAATAGAAAGATGTTACTTCTTTTAAGCAACAATAATGAAAGTCTTTTAAAAGGTGTAAAAACACTTATGAATAACGATATTGTCTTTCAATTAGACAAAGATACATTTATAGTAGATAAAAATTTAAAAGAAAATATGAAAAGCAAAGAGGAGAATGGACGAATAACTTTCAAGGATATAGGAAGTAATGAAATTAACTTAAAAGGTCAATTTAGAAGAAGTGCTACTTTAAATTATAGTTTACCTAAAAATAGGGTATTAAGTTCTGGTGATAAAATAAAATTATTTATGAGGTATTCTGAAAACTTAGATTTTAATAAAAGTTTAGTAACTATATATATGAATAATACTCCTATTGGAAGCAAAAAATTAGAAAAAGATAAAGCAAATGGTGATGAATTGGAATTAGCAATACCTAATGATGTCAAATTAAGCAGTTATATGGAACTTACTATAGCTTTTGATTTAGAAATGGAAAATTCATATTGTGAAAAAAGGCAAGAAGAAATGCCCTGGGCTTTAGTGAGTGGAGACTCGTATATATATACTGGATTAACTGATATAGATAATTACTACTTTTCCACATATGGAGCACCTTTTATTAAAGATAGATCTTATAATGATACATTAGTAGTTTTGCCTGATAATTTGACATCACAAGATTTAACTTATATAGGAAGAGTTTTTGCTTATTTAGGTAAAGATTTATATTATAATACTGGAAGTTTAAAAGCAATTAGAAGTTCAAAAATAAATGGAGAGGAAAAAGATAGTAATATAGTTGTATATGGAACTCCTGAAAATAATAAGCTTATTAAAAAATTAAATGATAATCTTTGGTTTAAATATGATGAAGAATATTCAAAATTTTTATCAAATGAAAAGTTATTTTTAACAGAACCATTTTCAAGTGAAATTTCTACTTTTCAACTTGATATATCTCCATATAACCTTCAAAAAGCAATGCTTGTAATCACATCACCAAATGAGGAGATATTAAGAAATTCATTAGAGTATTTAAGTTCATCAAAAAAAATATATGAACTTAGTGGTGATTGTGCTGTAATAGATCAATATGGCAATATAAAAACATATAAAATGAAAAAAGAGGTGTCTAAGCCGATTTATCAAAAAATAAATTCATTAGATTCTAGGGTAAAAGGTTTATTAGGAATTGCAACATTATTTTTGATATTTATTATCATATCTATAATAATGTATTTCTTAAAAAATAACTCAATGGAAAGAGGGAATTCAATTTTAACCTCAAAATTAAAAAAAATTGGTAGAAAATATTCTAAAGGCATAAGAGAAAAAGAAAATGATAAATCTAAAGATAAATAA
- a CDS encoding ACT domain-containing protein has protein sequence MKAILTVIGEDKVGIIAGVSNKLQEFNINILDVNQTIMQGFFTMMMVLDCKNMNTQFEDVHKALNAKGIELGVEVKIQREEIFKSMHSL, from the coding sequence ATGAAAGCAATATTAACAGTAATTGGGGAAGATAAAGTTGGTATTATTGCAGGGGTTAGCAATAAATTACAAGAATTTAATATTAACATATTAGATGTTAACCAAACAATAATGCAAGGATTTTTTACGATGATGATGGTATTAGATTGTAAAAATATGAATACACAATTTGAAGACGTACACAAAGCATTAAATGCTAAAGGTATAGAACTTGGTGTTGAAGTAAAGATTCAAAGAGAAGAAATTTTTAAGTCTATGCATTCATTATAA
- a CDS encoding DUF2334 domain-containing protein yields the protein MTFKNKLFKVKKLIIVVLIFILINSLCFTKNVYGVEPKEKVLVLYDSYKEYGEKRNTLNDLNRICLEFADDIEIMRFSAYEGSDLSQYKTIFILNLSDNTLSETLKQNLIKYKNEIFWIGKESYNDFLNTDKVIYIDGLYFDNYNYKKIYDVLYKYFNKEYEKNTYLYFDKVTPVNDLNVLIEEIDYLKKNGIRFFIEVSPVFKNENLSAMNRFAEVLRYAQANGGEIVLTLPPLVSLDVKGKNIEEKFNLGFKNYINYWIYPTAISISDYWLYRDDLKELLKKTDTIFIDSNIDMGILDFDKYNLSSYKNIIEKVNLDNSSNLYNNVAINISSKLSVKEFKNKVKELLDKDIYFKDTHDINSSITIDNLNIKSNKNGIFLNDKNVEQVQFVDSEKYKTVMNGYENQRHDDVNISLDKTNKILVIISTVVVILFIIIVLINFNIDKRKFLK from the coding sequence ATGACATTCAAGAATAAACTGTTTAAAGTTAAAAAATTAATTATAGTAGTATTAATTTTTATACTGATAAATAGTTTATGTTTCACTAAAAATGTATATGGTGTTGAACCAAAAGAAAAAGTGTTGGTCTTATATGATTCTTATAAAGAATATGGAGAAAAAAGAAATACTTTAAATGATTTAAATAGAATATGTTTAGAATTTGCTGATGACATTGAAATAATGAGATTCTCAGCTTATGAGGGATCAGATTTATCACAGTATAAAACTATTTTTATATTAAATTTAAGTGACAATACTTTAAGTGAGACTTTAAAGCAAAATCTAATTAAATATAAGAATGAAATATTTTGGATTGGAAAAGAATCTTATAATGATTTTTTAAATACAGATAAAGTAATATACATAGACGGTCTGTATTTTGATAATTATAACTATAAGAAGATATATGATGTTCTTTATAAATATTTTAATAAAGAGTATGAGAAAAATACATATCTTTATTTTGATAAAGTTACTCCAGTTAATGACCTTAATGTTTTAATTGAAGAGATAGACTATTTAAAAAAGAATGGAATACGCTTTTTTATTGAAGTATCACCCGTATTTAAAAATGAAAATTTATCTGCTATGAACAGATTCGCAGAGGTATTGAGATATGCACAAGCTAATGGAGGAGAAATAGTATTAACACTTCCACCATTAGTAAGCTTAGATGTTAAAGGAAAAAATATAGAAGAGAAATTTAATTTGGGATTTAAAAATTATATTAATTATTGGATTTATCCAACTGCGATAAGTATAAGTGATTATTGGCTGTATAGAGATGATTTAAAGGAATTGCTTAAAAAGACGGATACTATTTTTATAGATTCTAATATAGATATGGGGATTTTAGATTTTGATAAATATAATCTATCATCTTATAAGAATATAATTGAAAAAGTTAATTTGGATAATAGCAGTAATTTATATAATAATGTAGCGATAAACATAAGTAGTAAATTATCTGTTAAGGAATTTAAGAATAAGGTTAAAGAGTTATTAGATAAAGATATATATTTTAAAGATACTCATGATATCAATAGCAGTATTACTATTGATAACTTAAATATCAAGAGTAATAAAAATGGAATATTTTTAAATGATAAAAATGTTGAACAGGTACAGTTTGTTGATAGTGAAAAATATAAAACTGTAATGAATGGATATGAAAATCAGAGACATGATGATGTTAATATAAGTTTAGATAAAACAAATAAAATACTTGTGATTATTAGTACCGTAGTTGTAATTCTTTTTATAATAATTGTTTTGATAAATTTTAATATTGATAAAAGAAAATTTTTAAAATAG
- a CDS encoding diguanylate cyclase domain-containing protein, with translation MNEINIRKKVDILITFLITYFFIISISFNIFNFQQSFENYFMLTLIMIIAVISYYTNVTFSLIVTLIVDFIYMSIKLYLNFTGNLTAEFNTYYWIVIIPITALIVSFMSKNIVLLQEKVISLEEENSRLIMIDESTGIRNDKAIIMELPIYMNISKRHNLPLTLIIVKVKFADKLKRILGRKKYLELLVQTCDIFKKALREEDVKYILDESTLAFITITNEDGAKVVKNRFRENINNADLIQYSLYKNIKLDIQMGSCTFDKSIKDSMEFLIKAEKEIEYDIQE, from the coding sequence ATGAATGAGATAAACATTAGAAAAAAGGTTGATATTCTAATAACGTTTTTAATAACGTATTTTTTTATTATATCTATTAGCTTTAATATTTTTAACTTTCAACAATCCTTTGAAAATTACTTTATGCTGACACTTATAATGATAATTGCAGTTATAAGTTACTATACTAATGTGACATTTTCATTAATTGTTACGTTGATAGTTGATTTTATTTATATGAGTATAAAATTATACTTGAATTTTACTGGAAATCTTACTGCTGAATTTAACACATATTATTGGATTGTAATAATACCTATTACTGCTTTAATAGTTTCATTTATGTCAAAGAATATAGTGTTGCTGCAAGAAAAAGTGATATCTTTGGAAGAAGAGAATTCAAGACTTATAATGATTGATGAATCTACAGGAATAAGAAATGATAAAGCAATTATTATGGAATTACCAATATATATGAATATAAGCAAAAGACATAATTTACCTTTAACTTTAATAATTGTAAAAGTTAAATTTGCAGATAAATTAAAAAGAATTCTTGGAAGAAAAAAGTACTTAGAATTACTGGTTCAAACATGTGATATTTTTAAAAAAGCTTTAAGAGAAGAAGATGTAAAGTACATATTAGATGAAAGTACATTGGCATTTATAACAATCACCAATGAAGATGGTGCTAAGGTAGTAAAAAATAGGTTTAGGGAAAACATTAATAATGCTGATTTAATACAATATTCATTATATAAAAATATAAAGTTAGATATTCAAATGGGATCATGTACATTTGATAAATCAATAAAGGATTCTATGGAATTCTTAATAAAAGCTGAAAAGGAAATTGAATATGACATTCAAGAATAA